One Deinococcota bacterium DNA window includes the following coding sequences:
- a CDS encoding ubiquinol-cytochrome c reductase iron-sulfur subunit, whose amino-acid sequence MNEQSEPQLSRRRFLAWLWRLPVLGTALALGVGAWQAYRVHFLKLEPEAEPDFRPLEAQRVAALTDFAEVWASRDFDLAGMPAVAIRLPEPVSGGLTVGEQHYAAYSRVCTHLGCTVVYRRDTEAVALGFNYRSSEPSLACPCHLGVFAPAQAGRAVSGPPVDPLFRVELRAEEGALYAVGLERRDG is encoded by the coding sequence ATGAACGAGCAAAGCGAGCCACAGCTGAGCCGCCGCCGCTTTCTCGCCTGGCTCTGGCGCCTACCCGTGCTCGGCACCGCCCTCGCCCTGGGCGTGGGCGCCTGGCAGGCCTACCGGGTTCACTTTCTCAAGCTCGAGCCCGAGGCCGAACCCGACTTCCGACCCCTCGAGGCGCAGCGCGTCGCCGCCCTCACCGACTTTGCCGAGGTGTGGGCGAGCCGGGACTTCGACCTCGCCGGCATGCCCGCGGTCGCCATCCGCCTGCCGGAGCCCGTCTCCGGCGGGCTTACCGTGGGGGAGCAACACTACGCCGCCTACAGCCGCGTCTGCACCCACCTGGGCTGCACCGTCGTCTACCGCCGCGACACCGAGGCGGTGGCCCTGGGCTTCAACTACCGCTCGAGCGAGCCCTCCTTGGCCTGCCCCTGCCACCTGGGCGTCTTCGCGCCCGCTCAGGCAGGTCGCGCGGTGAGCGGCCCGCCGGTGGACCCGCTCTTTCGCGTCGAGCTGCGCGCGGAAGAGGGCGCGCTCTACGCGGTCGGGCTCGAGCGCAGGGATGGCTGA
- a CDS encoding NAD(P)/FAD-dependent oxidoreductase — translation MSEPLHAIIVGGGAAGFFAAITCAETNPGTRVTLLERSHQPLAKVRVSGGGRCNVTHHLFDPALLAGHYPRGGRALRGPMSRFGPRETVAWFT, via the coding sequence GTGAGCGAGCCTCTACACGCCATCATCGTCGGCGGTGGGGCGGCGGGCTTTTTCGCGGCCATCACCTGCGCCGAGACCAATCCAGGAACGCGGGTCACCCTCCTGGAGCGGAGCCACCAACCTCTCGCCAAGGTGCGCGTCTCCGGCGGCGGCCGCTGCAACGTCACCCACCACCTCTTCGACCCGGCCCTACTCGCCGGGCACTACCCTCGAGGCGGCCGTGCCCTGCGCGGTCCCATGAGCCGCTTCGGGCCCCGCGAGACGGTAGCGTGGTTCACGG